In Montipora foliosa isolate CH-2021 chromosome 13, ASM3666993v2, whole genome shotgun sequence, one DNA window encodes the following:
- the LOC137983318 gene encoding alpha-1A adrenergic receptor-like — protein MYCTTRILTESLGFITAGTSVLTMTGISIERYLALSLHLRYRAIVTTKRILIAASCVWIFFILISASRFWIANDVIFNMISLPVIFSSLVFTLLAYVRILKCVRRHEKQISKQNNLPESSRSVNCQVLKINRYKKSTLTMVYIVGIFVFCYIPFLSVKILNKTKGYTVEVKTAYLYASSLMFLNSSFNPAVYWWRIKNMRTAAKDVFLKCLGVKRESVKGKTAFQ, from the coding sequence ATGTACTGTACTACCAGGATACTGACAGAATCTCTTGGCTTTATAACTGCGGGTACGTCAGTTCTTACAATGACCGGGATATCCATAGAACGATATCTTGCACTAAGTCTTCATTTGCGATACCGAGCGATTGTCACAACAAAACGTATATTAATCGCTGCATCTTGTGTTTGGATCTTCTTCATCCTAATATCAGCGTCAAGATTCTGGATCGCAAACGACGTTATCTTCAACATGATTTCCCTCCCTGTGATTTTTAGCAGCTTAGTTTTCACTTTACTAGCTTACGTGAGAATCCTAAAGTGTGTTCGTCGCCACGAGAAACAAATTAGCAAACAAAACAACCTCCCCGAATCATCTCGGTCAGTGAACTGCCAAGTTTTAAAGATAAATCGCTACAAGAAGTCCACGCTCACGATGGTATACATTGTGGGAATCTTTGTTTTCTGTTATATCCCGTTTTTGAGCGTCAAAATTTTGAACAAGACGAAGGGTTATACTGTGGAAGTGAAGACTGCCTACTTATACGCATCCAGTCTTATGTTCTTAAACAGTTCATTCAATCCAGCAGTGTATTGGTGGCGCATAAAGAACATGCGAACGGCAGCAAAAGATgtgtttttgaaatgtctcgGTGTCAAACGTGAATCCGTAAAAGGAAAAACTGCCTTTCAATGA
- the LOC137983317 gene encoding adrenocorticotropic hormone receptor-like, whose protein sequence is MSNSNVPNSSAFNFQCSTLETNTQFTEYIFTAYILTSILNGISSITAITGNAVVILVVWKTRELHTPSNVLLSCLALSDLTVGLIAQPSFVIHKIGELNNSFSMYCTSRILTESLGFITAGTSVLTMTGISIERYLALSLHLRYRAIVTTKRILIAASCVWIFFILISASRFWIANDVIFNMISLPVIFSSLVFTLLAYVRILKCVRRHERQISDQNNLPESSRSVNCQVLKINRYKKSTLTMVYIVGIFVFCYIPVLSVTILNKTKGYTVEGKTAYLYASSLMFLNSSFNPAVYWWRIKNMRTAAKDVCLKCLGVKRESVKGKTAFQ, encoded by the coding sequence ATGTCGAACAGCAACGTTCCAAATAGTAGCGCGTTTAATTTTCAGTGTTCCACCTTGGAAACAAATACTCAGTTTACAGAGTATATTTTTACTGCGTACATACTAACATCGATTCTCAACggtatttcatccatcactgctaTCACTGGAAACGCCGTGGTGATCCTTGTGGTTTGGAAAACGCGGGAGCTTCACACCCCCTCCAACGTTTTGCTGTCCTGCCTAGCGCTCAGTGATTTGACCGTAGGTTTAATCGCGCAACCAAGTTTTGTGATCCACAAGATAGGCGAGCTTAACAACAGCTTTAGTATGTACTGTACTAGCAGGATACTGACAGAATCTCTTGGCTTTATAACTGCGGGTACGTCAGTTCTTACAATGACCGGGATATCCATAGAACGATATCTTGCACTAAGTCTTCATTTGCGATACCGAGCGATTGTCACAACAAAACGTATATTAATCGCTGCATCTTGTGTTTGGATCTTCTTCATCCTAATATCAGCGTCAAGATTCTGGATCGCAAACGACGTTATCTTCAACATGATTTCCCTCCCTGTGATTTTTAGCAGCTTAGTTTTCACTTTACTAGCTTACGTGAGAATCCTAAAGTGTGTTCGTCGCCACGAGAGGCAAATTAGCGATCAAAACAACCTCCCCGAATCATCTCGGTCAGTGAACTGCCAAGTTTTAAAGATAAATCGCTACAAGAAGTCCACGCTCACGATGGTATACATTGTGGGAATCTTTGTTTTCTGTTATATCCCAGTTTTGAGTGTCACAATTTTAAACAAGACGAAGGGTTATACTGTGGAAGGGAAGACTGCCTACTTATACGCATCCAGTCTTATGTTCTTAAACAGTTCATTCAATCCAGCAGTGTATTGGTGGCGCATAAAGAACATGCGAACGGCAGCAAAAGATGTGTGTTTGAAATGTCTCGGTGTCAAACGTGAATCCGTAAAAGGAAAAACTGCATTTCAATGA